GATAGTGTGGGCAAGACATGTGTGTACTGCTGGGATCAGGCATGATCAGATCTGGCGCATACTTTTGACCATGAGGAACAGATGACCTTTGGTCTCCTTGTGCCTGTGCCTCAAAAGCTAATCTCTGCTGATGGATTTATGTAAATATATAATTCTTGCTAGGCCAATGGTCAAACAAGTAAATACATTGTTTGGTGCCAAATTAAACCATAAAGTCCAAAATTCTAATCCATGATTAGTTGTTCTCGGTTAAGGTAACAATAAAGAACCAAACTATGTCTGTAATATGAAATAAATGAAACCAACCAGAGTTTCCACTCTAAATGCCTGTATtttaattcaaacagcaaagatgtCAGATGGGGAACAGTTTTTATTTGATCTCTGTTAATAAATAGTTTATCATACTTCATTGACTTAAATGATGATATGACTGAGTATTTCTGAAACAGTTTTACAGCAAGAGTCAACAGCATAACAGCATGAGAAAAtcatgttgaaatgttgcaacattCTGATCTTTCCTTCAATATTATTTCTGCAGATATCGGCttgttgcagccacagtattcatCTGACGATATGGATTCAGaattatctgatcaaaaaaggcAAGAAGTTCAAAACGACCAATCAAGTGATTCCATCTTCAGCACCTTGAATGATTCTGGACTGCACACAGCTGAAGGACCCAAAGACATCTGGAACCAGCAGAGCTTATTCAGTGAAGAAGTTCCATGTAAGAAAATCTTAGAGAAGAGTGACAGTGGAGACCTTTGCGAGCAGTTGGAAAATGAATCTTTGTATTCGTGCTCCTCTGTCTCTTCACTTGTAGCTATCCAGAGCATTCACTCAGCACGAGACCGTTGCTCATCTGAGCCCAGTGTCTGCTTGTCCCACCACCTTGCCTTGTCTCATGAGCCGGTCGCCCGCCAGTCAAGCTGTGATGCTGCCATGTCTCATGGCCATATTGATTATCTACAACAGCTAAAAAGGCTTCAACTTGAAAGTCAGAGGTTATTGGATGATGGGAAAGGTCCTGGTTCTAATAAAATGAGATATAACTTTTGGAGGTCCCCTCAAATTAATTCCAGGCTGAAACAACCTAATTCACATCGAATGAATCTGTCAACAAGATCAAGCCTGTCAAGCCTGTCTTCTCCCACCACATCACCCTCCGAGTCTTCATTAAGTTCAATAGATAGTGCCTTCTCTTATTCTGACTCATCAGTATTTGGTCGCAATGATACTTCGCACTTTGGAAATTCTATAAAAAGCCAGTTACCCTCACCTTGTACTTCCAATAGGCTTACTGGCACATTATTTGGGACATCGCCATCTTCAGTGGTACGCTGTCTTGATAATTTGGATTggtacagtgaggaaacagaaaaaaaaggagacTTGGACGGTGAGAGTGACGGAGAGGATTTAGCTCAAATGTCAATGGAGCGCATGTCTCATGTGAAAAGCCAAAGATCTAAAGGTTCTGAAAAGGGTATTGATTGTTTTACAAATGTAGCATATATTGGATATGATGAACATGGggaaaattctttccaaaatgatgCAAAGGAGTTAAACAGAGAAACTAATAAAGAAAGAAGGAATAGGTCAACTGTTCCCAACGCAACACAATGTGTTTCATTACCTGTGGAGCCCAGCGTGGCACCTTCTTACAGTGAGAATGTTAAACGCACTAAAATAACATTCTACATGGCACCAGGAAAGGTGTTCAGTATACAAAATATGGATGATCAAGCGAGACAGAACCTTGAAGTTGATAATGCTACACAAGACAACAATAGCGTCTACAGTGTATCACCACCCAGCAAAGGAAGTACTAAACAATCAGATCAGACTTTAAAGGTCCACATCCCTCAAACTGTGTTTTATGGTCAGGACTCACCCTTGGTTCTCCAATCTGTTGCACGGAGGCAGACATATGATGGATCCAAGGCATCGCAGAAAAAGGTTACACCTGGGGACAGTTTAAAAAGAACACCTTCCACAGACTCTCCTTCACAGAGTGACACACAATTATTAGATGGCTCAGCTCAGCCCATATCTTCTCAGCAATGTAGCAATAACACGAGTAATAAAAGACACGCTATTCGATTTATATTACCTCCCTCACTTAAAACTACTGTTAAGGACTACTTCCTTTACAATGAGGCCAAGCACTGCTTCAGAGACACTAAGACAGTGGAGAGTGAACTAATTAGAAGAAGACAAGAATGGCAAAATAGACGGTGCACTGATTCACAATTGGAAGActttgaaaatattattttcacaGATGAATCTTATGTCTGATATAGTAACCTTCTAACAATTATTTttatcaaattattttttttaaaaccagggCAGTACTCCACAAGTTGCTACTGATTAAAATTAGTTCCTTTATGAAAGGCTATATGGTTTTAGACATTTATGCTGAACACCACCACGATTACCATTGCCTCAAAGTTTCTGTTTAAGAAACTAGCAGACAAACACCTTTAGAATAATAGATCAATAATGACACTGAAGGTCACCATGTAACCCATAAAATTGGTTCAGCTCAATGCAAGAGCAATTCTTATTAGCCAGTCCCATTCTTCTAGCCTTTTCCAGTTTCCCTGTAAATGTTTCCCTTCAGGTACTTTTCCAATTCCCCTTCAAAAACCAATATTGAACCCATCTCCAGCACTCTTTCAAATAATGCATTCTGGATCAAATCAATCCTGAAAGAGGATTTTCCTCATGCCATCTTTTGTGCTTTGGTCAATTTCTGTCtgtggtagacaagcaggaggttggaagaacacagcaagccaggcagcatcaggaggtggagaagtcaacgttttgggtgtaacctttcttcaggattaGGGGTGGTGGTAAGGGGAGTTACAGATAAAGGTGTGGGGGTGAGTGAGGGTTTTGGATGGAGAGAGGGGTGGAGTGATGAGGTCATGTGGCTGTAGTAACAAGTTTGTTTCATGGTGTGATCAAAGAGCTGGAGGGCTGAAGAGGTCACAGCAGTATGACAGTGAGAAAGGGAATCACTGAGTGCACGTCTGAGGGAGACAAAGAGCTTCTGCAAAGTGGGCATTCTTTGAAGAGACTTCACAGTGGTACAaacttagagacaaaaaaaactgcagatgctggaatccaaagtagacaagtagAAAGTGAGAAGAACACAGGAAGGtcggcagcatcaggaggtggagaagtcaacatttcagatataaacattcttcaggactgggctGAGGTAAGGAgagttgcagataaaggtggaggtggggggtgaagTGAACACAGGGATACATATGCACAAATTATAGATGACAGTTCAGGTTGCAAATGTGTTTGTAAGAACATATAAACTGCTGAACTTTATAAATAGAGGAATAGAGCATAAAATCATACAAGTTATGGTGAACACTTTTAAAACACATGTTCATCACTGGGTACCATATTTTTTGAGCAATATGAAGGTTTTTAAAAAGGTACTGAAAAGATTTATGAAAATGGTTCTATGAATTAGAGATTTTAAATATGTGGATCGATTGGAGTAGATTTTTAggtttcctacagtatggaaacaggtgtttcggcccaacaagtcaacaccgaccctctgaagaacaacccctctgactaatgcaactaatacAATGGACAATTGAGAAAGGCCAATcaacctgatctgcacatctctggattgtgggaggaaacc
Above is a window of Chiloscyllium plagiosum isolate BGI_BamShark_2017 chromosome 15, ASM401019v2, whole genome shotgun sequence DNA encoding:
- the arhgap20b gene encoding rho GTPase-activating protein 20 isoform X3 — its product is MKPAVERRRSAPTMAISKALSKSRTSSRDGLISPTSPDSKSLVRAFSSPTTAFIMDERVQLTTGLQTQERHLFLFSDVLVITKSKSSTNLKLKNQVRLCEMWTAFCIDEVCERKTTPENSFVIGWPTTNCVITFSSTETKEKWLSALQWQIKEMKQDEYPKKMSMKMLVMTMQSGASALTLMVGNTDTARKVIKMAAQQLNAKDRAYNYQLWVISGKEATPYPLIGHEQPFSVMMNCLRDFIAHMERSDINTQSQGSNRAILFEDLPKAKQCQFILKPRPQPDIHVTRESTPKPLKKKKSLIDWALRRSSSNQSDSSLILDSPVTPRKLFGLSLPSICKNGTLPKPIMDMLVLLYHEGPSTKGIFRRSANAKICKELKEKLNSGNEVQMDKESVFVAAAVITDFLRNIPGSVLSSELYEKWMQGIENENEEEKIQSLKNLVEELPEANVLLLRHLFAVLHHIEKNSEENQMTAFNLALCIAPNMLWLPSPLGPEEESKCTRKVAILVQFMIENSYRIFGSGLNSLFGESGDVQRGNSEDSLDIGLLQPQYSSDDMDSELSDQKRQEVQNDQSSDSIFSTLNDSGLHTAEGPKDIWNQQSLFSEEVPCKKILEKSDSGDLCEQLENESLYSCSSVSSLVAIQSIHSARDRCSSEPSVCLSHHLALSHEPVARQSSCDAAMSHGHIDYLQQLKRLQLESQRLLDDGKGPGSNKMRYNFWRSPQINSRLKQPNSHRMNLSTRSSLSSLSSPTTSPSESSLSSIDSAFSYSDSSVFGRNDTSHFGNSIKSQLPSPCTSNRLTGTLFGTSPSSVVRCLDNLDWYSEETEKKGDLDGESDGEDLAQMSMERMSHVKSQRSKGSEKGIDCFTNVAYIGYDEHGENSFQNDAKELNRETNKERRNRSTVPNATQCVSLPVEPSVAPSYSENVKRTKITFYMAPGKVFSIQNMDDQARQNLEVDNATQDNNSVYSVSPPSKGSTKQSDQTLKVHIPQTVFYGQDSPLVLQSVARRQTYDGSKASQKKVTPGDSLKRTPSTDSPSQSDTQLLDGSAQPISSQQCSNNTSNKRHAIRFILPPSLKTTVKDYFLYNEAKHCFRDTKTVESELIRRRQEWQNRRCTDSQLEDFENIIFTDESYV
- the arhgap20b gene encoding rho GTPase-activating protein 20 isoform X1, which gives rise to MTPLQNNGVQRKQKAESGSRMFKTSETEKRMKPAVERRRSAPTMAISKALSKSRTSSRDGLISPTSPDSKSLVRAFSSPTTAFIMDERVQLTTGLQTQERHLFLFSDVLVITKSKSSTNLKLKNQVRLCEMWTAFCIDEVCERKTTPENSFVIGWPTTNCVITFSSTETKEKWLSALQWQIKEMKQDEYPKKMSMKMLVMTMQSGASALTLMVGNTDTARKVIKMAAQQLNAKDRAYNYQLWVISGKEATPYPLIGHEQPFSVMMNCLRDFIAHMERSDINTQSQGSNRAILFEDLPKAKQCQFILKPRPQPDIHVTRESTPKPLKKKKSLIDWALRRSSSNQSDSSLILDSPVTPRKLFGLSLPSICKNGTLPKPIMDMLVLLYHEGPSTKGIFRRSANAKICKELKEKLNSGNEVQMDKESVFVAAAVITDFLRNIPGSVLSSELYEKWMQGIENENEEEKIQSLKNLVEELPEANVLLLRHLFAVLHHIEKNSEENQMTAFNLALCIAPNMLWLPSPLGPEEESKCTRKVAILVQFMIENSYRIFGSGLNSLFGESGDVQRGNSEDSLDIGLLQPQYSSDDMDSELSDQKRQEVQNDQSSDSIFSTLNDSGLHTAEGPKDIWNQQSLFSEEVPCKKILEKSDSGDLCEQLENESLYSCSSVSSLVAIQSIHSARDRCSSEPSVCLSHHLALSHEPVARQSSCDAAMSHGHIDYLQQLKRLQLESQRLLDDGKGPGSNKMRYNFWRSPQINSRLKQPNSHRMNLSTRSSLSSLSSPTTSPSESSLSSIDSAFSYSDSSVFGRNDTSHFGNSIKSQLPSPCTSNRLTGTLFGTSPSSVVRCLDNLDWYSEETEKKGDLDGESDGEDLAQMSMERMSHVKSQRSKGSEKGIDCFTNVAYIGYDEHGENSFQNDAKELNRETNKERRNRSTVPNATQCVSLPVEPSVAPSYSENVKRTKITFYMAPGKVFSIQNMDDQARQNLEVDNATQDNNSVYSVSPPSKGSTKQSDQTLKVHIPQTVFYGQDSPLVLQSVARRQTYDGSKASQKKVTPGDSLKRTPSTDSPSQSDTQLLDGSAQPISSQQCSNNTSNKRHAIRFILPPSLKTTVKDYFLYNEAKHCFRDTKTVESELIRRRQEWQNRRCTDSQLEDFENIIFTDESYV
- the arhgap20b gene encoding rho GTPase-activating protein 20 isoform X4, whose amino-acid sequence is MDERVQLTTGLQTQERHLFLFSDVLVITKSKSSTNLKLKNQVRLCEMWTAFCIDEVCERKTTPENSFVIGWPTTNCVITFSSTETKEKWLSALQWQIKEMKQDEYPKKMSMKMLVMTMQSGASALTLMVGNTDTARKVIKMAAQQLNAKDRAYNYQLWVISGKEATPYPLIGHEQPFSVMMNCLRDFIAHMERSDINTQSQGSNRAILFEDLPKAKQCQFILKPRPQPDIHVTRESTPKPLKKKKSLIDWALRRSSSNQSDSSLILDSPVTPRKLFGLSLPSICKNGTLPKPIMDMLVLLYHEGPSTKGIFRRSANAKICKELKEKLNSGNEVQMDKESVFVAAAVITDFLRNIPGSVLSSELYEKWMQGIENENEEEKIQSLKNLVEELPEANVLLLRHLFAVLHHIEKNSEENQMTAFNLALCIAPNMLWLPSPLGPEEESKCTRKVAILVQFMIENSYRIFGSGLNSLFGESGDVQRGNSEDSLDIGLLQPQYSSDDMDSELSDQKRQEVQNDQSSDSIFSTLNDSGLHTAEGPKDIWNQQSLFSEEVPCKKILEKSDSGDLCEQLENESLYSCSSVSSLVAIQSIHSARDRCSSEPSVCLSHHLALSHEPVARQSSCDAAMSHGHIDYLQQLKRLQLESQRLLDDGKGPGSNKMRYNFWRSPQINSRLKQPNSHRMNLSTRSSLSSLSSPTTSPSESSLSSIDSAFSYSDSSVFGRNDTSHFGNSIKSQLPSPCTSNRLTGTLFGTSPSSVVRCLDNLDWYSEETEKKGDLDGESDGEDLAQMSMERMSHVKSQRSKGSEKGIDCFTNVAYIGYDEHGENSFQNDAKELNRETNKERRNRSTVPNATQCVSLPVEPSVAPSYSENVKRTKITFYMAPGKVFSIQNMDDQARQNLEVDNATQDNNSVYSVSPPSKGSTKQSDQTLKVHIPQTVFYGQDSPLVLQSVARRQTYDGSKASQKKVTPGDSLKRTPSTDSPSQSDTQLLDGSAQPISSQQCSNNTSNKRHAIRFILPPSLKTTVKDYFLYNEAKHCFRDTKTVESELIRRRQEWQNRRCTDSQLEDFENIIFTDESYV
- the arhgap20b gene encoding rho GTPase-activating protein 20 isoform X2, encoding MTPLQNNGVQRKQKAESGSRMFKTSETEKRMKPAVERRRSAPTMAISKALSKSRTSSRDGLISPTSPDSKSLVRAFSSPTTAFIMDERVQLTTGLQTQERHLFLFSDVLVITKSKSSTNLKLKNQVRLCEMWTAFCIDEVCERKTTPENSFVIGWPTTNCVITFSSTETKEKWLSALQWQIKEMKQDEYPKKMSMKMLVMTMQSGASALTLMVGNTDTARKDRAYNYQLWVISGKEATPYPLIGHEQPFSVMMNCLRDFIAHMERSDINTQSQGSNRAILFEDLPKAKQCQFILKPRPQPDIHVTRESTPKPLKKKKSLIDWALRRSSSNQSDSSLILDSPVTPRKLFGLSLPSICKNGTLPKPIMDMLVLLYHEGPSTKGIFRRSANAKICKELKEKLNSGNEVQMDKESVFVAAAVITDFLRNIPGSVLSSELYEKWMQGIENENEEEKIQSLKNLVEELPEANVLLLRHLFAVLHHIEKNSEENQMTAFNLALCIAPNMLWLPSPLGPEEESKCTRKVAILVQFMIENSYRIFGSGLNSLFGESGDVQRGNSEDSLDIGLLQPQYSSDDMDSELSDQKRQEVQNDQSSDSIFSTLNDSGLHTAEGPKDIWNQQSLFSEEVPCKKILEKSDSGDLCEQLENESLYSCSSVSSLVAIQSIHSARDRCSSEPSVCLSHHLALSHEPVARQSSCDAAMSHGHIDYLQQLKRLQLESQRLLDDGKGPGSNKMRYNFWRSPQINSRLKQPNSHRMNLSTRSSLSSLSSPTTSPSESSLSSIDSAFSYSDSSVFGRNDTSHFGNSIKSQLPSPCTSNRLTGTLFGTSPSSVVRCLDNLDWYSEETEKKGDLDGESDGEDLAQMSMERMSHVKSQRSKGSEKGIDCFTNVAYIGYDEHGENSFQNDAKELNRETNKERRNRSTVPNATQCVSLPVEPSVAPSYSENVKRTKITFYMAPGKVFSIQNMDDQARQNLEVDNATQDNNSVYSVSPPSKGSTKQSDQTLKVHIPQTVFYGQDSPLVLQSVARRQTYDGSKASQKKVTPGDSLKRTPSTDSPSQSDTQLLDGSAQPISSQQCSNNTSNKRHAIRFILPPSLKTTVKDYFLYNEAKHCFRDTKTVESELIRRRQEWQNRRCTDSQLEDFENIIFTDESYV